The Chionomys nivalis chromosome 4, mChiNiv1.1, whole genome shotgun sequence genome contains the following window.
ccagatgtctctgtgggtttccccatcatgatcttgagtTCCCCCACCTTTACTCATATAGTCCCTCCACCCTCTCTGAATAGACAGTGGGAGCTCAGCCTGGTGTTTGGCTATAGATCTCCAgcaatgtgggtttttttgtttttgttgtttttgttattgttgttgttgatttttattgagctctacattttcctctgttcccctcctttcctttcccctccccttcaaccctctcccaaggtccccatgttccaaatttactcaggacatcttgtctttttctacttcccatgtagtagattagatctatgtattgaaagacctgaataaatccagacccctctaggaGAAAATATAGAGCCAAAAATttaagcagagagagaagaatcaaaaatctagattaaccagttcagtgactctgtttcaggaactatctgaagataaagttagattataatcttgagaaacagggagttacccccttttcaatgatcactgatattttcggaattttccaatgatgctcTCCCTATCCCCTTTggatggtttcttcccttaaatactccttctcccagctactcagggtcaAACTCTTTACCCCTGTGTGGAAAATGAGTTTCATCCCAATGCACTGgatcctgtcctgtcaataaacctcatgtgattgctgtaaggacggtctctcgtgagttcctggagggtcgtgttatcccaagacttgagtgagagtctccccaatCCAGAGGTCTTCCAGTATGTCTCTCTCgaggtcctcattattgtctaggttctctggtattgtgatttgtaggctggttttctttgctttatgtttaaaaaaaccactcatgagtacatgtgataactgtctgtgtctcggttacctcactcaaaataatgttttctagctccatctattttcctgaaaattcaagatgttgttatttttttctgctgtttagtacttcattgtgtaaatgtaccacattttccttatccattcttcaatcgaggggcatttaggttgtttccaggttctggctatgacaaacaatgctgctatgaacatagttaagcacatgtccttgtggcatgattgagcattctttggatatatacccaaaagtggtattactgggtcttgaagaaggttgtttcctaattttctcagaaatcgccacactgacattcaaaggggctgtaccagcttgcgttcccaccaacaatgcagaactgttccctttactccacaacctctccagcataacctGATATCAAACTTCCACCTTTTGAGAGGATCCTGATTTAAAGTCTAGTTTGAGCTTATCTACCcttaaaaatgagataaaaaataaGCAGAAGGGTAAAAGTAATGTTACCCTGTGCAGCTATTCTAGCACTAGCAAATCAAGTGATGTACTTACGTGCTACTTAGAATTTCATTAGTTTGTTCTGGCCTCTTTCAACCGTTCAGTTTCATATTTTCCAACACATGTATCAaaatatgtgtatgcatttatatCTAGGTTTTATTACTATAGGTTTTCTAGCATCAGGCTTCCTTAAATAGAATTCTAAAATACCCTTAAGTATACAAAAGTGTTATTTTACCAGTCTTTTCTTCTCATTATTACTGTTTTATTACATTTGCTTAGGTGTTTTCTCAAACagtacataaacaaaaatatttcagtCATCTTTCCTGAGCTCATGTTGTTATTAGGAACTATTGTGAGAAAAGGATGTTCTTCACATTCTATCCACTGTGTCCTTTTTGACCTTTGGTTTGTGTGATGTTTCCCATTAAAAGAACTTTTGAATTGTAATTAAGACTGTTGTTGTGGcggtaataataaaaaaaaggtgCCTAGGAACATAACAAAGTAACATTGTACCAGGACATAGCCAAGAATGGAGAAACTTGGAAATGTCAATAATTGCATGTGACAAACTGACAAAGGCTTGGAAAACTTGAGTAATAAAATAATCATCACTCATTAAGTAATATATTTGATACACATTACAGCAATTCATCCTATTACTAGAACTAGtgatataaatgaaaaattgaaCAAATAAGCAGCAATTAATAGGCAGTTCTTTACAGAAACTGAACAGTGGTATAGGACATTTGAGAAGATTAATGTCAAAACATGTCTTTTTAAGACACTGAGCATGACTAGAAACTAGATACACTGTCATCATATATGACATGGACTCTTAAAAAAAGTGTGTCACTTCTGGAGCAATATTGAGCAAGACTGCATAGACTTTAGGTGCTCATCACAAAATCTACTTGGGGCTCATCAACATTTAAGGAAGCAAGATTTATGAGACCATTGCCCTATGAataatatttttctctgtctgtAGTTATTCTCATGTGCATACATATTTCTTCCCTAATAACAATTATGGGCATTTTTCCCTCTTGTTatgtgtttatctcatgaaaatattACATCTGCTGGACACATTTATAGTTGAGGTTtgtcaggaagatgatttctaCTTACACTTCATAATTCTATTAAATAGAAATAACACTAGGATACATTTTATTACTCAGACTGACATAGGAAAGTCATAGTATTCTCAGTCACTGTGACAGCTTATTCTAGACTTcagaacaaattcaaagcaaattGGCTGCAACTAGAGATGAATACACAAGGACAATTTCTCAGGAGTTTGTTACTGATTCAAGGTCAGGCATGAAGACATAACTTTCTCAGAAATGGACTTTCCGCAAATATTCCCAACCTCAAGTTTCAGACAACTAACTAGGTCCTGAATTTCAATGTCACTTTCTGTTTGGGAACGCTGACTACTTAGAATTATGTGCATGGCAAGCATTACTCTAGTGTGACCTTCCTAGCCTGAGAGAAACTGTGTGATCAGTTTGACTCTCTATCTTATTGGTTACATAAGAAGTGCTTTTTGACCTTGAAAAATGTGATTTATATTTGTCCAGAGATTTTGCtgtgggggaagaaggagagaaataaaatagaggtgtgtgtgtgtgtgtgtgtgtgtgtgtgtgtgcatgtgtgctgaaGGAGGGATGTAGCCCAATAAACAGAGAAGTAGTAAGAGAGAAATGTGAGGAGATGTAGCTGAATAGGtagagaaatacagaaaatgtaGCTATATAGAAGAGATATGTATGTAGGAGAGATGTATCTGTAGAAAGATGAAGCTGTATTTATGAGAGAGCTGAGTAGATGAGATGTATAGCTATGCAGAAGTATATGGCTGTGTAGGGAATGCAACTGTGTGGAGAGCGATGTGGCTGAGTAAGGAAGTGTAAACTTATATAGTACTATGGAAAATATATGGATACTGTGTAGATAATCTGTgtaaaaatagatgtaaatatgtATAAAGATGTATGGCTGTGAAGGACagagatgtatgtatgtaaagaGAGATATGTAACTatgtaaaaaaaatgtaactgTGTAGTGAAAGTGCCGAGAAAGAGAAATTACTtaagatgaagtaaaagagaagGTTACCATCAGGAAAACGTGtgctttttcactttttttttaaagttacaattAGGAAAcatgtgttttcttatttactCTAAGACAGAAAAAGTCTAGACCTCAGAGAAGAAATTTTCATAACCCTACTGTTCTGAGATATTCTTTCTGGCTGCAGTGCAGGGGCCCATGGGAACGTACAGCAGTGGTAACTAGTGTTTAACAGGTCGACCAACCAGACTTGAACACTATAGAATAAATTAAGAAAGGTGAATATTGGAGGTGTTATGTTCATGTTTGGAAGGAGATTGTATTGGAGAGAAATTATAGCAGAGACGAAGATACATCAACTAACACCTGGATgataaaattgaaaaagataacTTCTGCTTTTTCATTATGAGAAAATGTgcattttgaaattcttttaatttagaaatacaaaacctcttggaatagaagaaaggaaagaaaggcacaaAGTATACAGGCAACTTTTTATTTCATGAGCTTCTCACCCCCTCTTTTCTTCACTAGTTCCCAGGAAGAGAAAACACTCAGACACCCACAATAATGTTGTTAatcacaataaaagaaaaaagtgttgtAAGGAGAACATGAACTATACTAAACAATTGGTTTGCACAATCATATAGTTTGTTCTCACGGGCCTCATTGTCATACTCCTGAGGGTTGTGGGTAGCTAACATCCCAAAGAGCTCCCTCTGAGGGAGAAATGGGTGGGAGGATTGGGTCCTGGTTGATGTAACAGTCCTTTGATTCTAGGCAAGTCCGGAGATGGATGCTATTCCCAGATGACAAGCAGCAATTAAGTATGAGGCTGGGTGCGTGTAAAGCACAGCAGAGGAAATTAGGAGGCAGGAGCATCGCTGTTCTGGAGAACATGCCAAAATCACTTACTCAATGGCAGCAGGATTTGTACTCTGTGTTTGCATAATTAATTTACGGGCTGTATTTCTACAGACAGTCCTTATGGACCACACAAGAATATAGGTCATGCCTTCCAAACTTCATTTTTGCAAGAACATGTGATGTAAAAACTTAAGTACAGACAAAGCTGAATTTAACCTGTTAATATTTTTTACCTTGTGAGCCAAGGAAAACTGGGATGCACTAAACAATACTGACATTTGAGGGAATAGAGAAGATATTTACTCTTTTACAGTCAGTTTTATTGAACGGGGAATGAGAAGATGGCTGTGAAGACAGAGTACTTCAACCAGACTATGGTAAGTCACTTCTTCCTACAGGGTCTGATGTACACAGCTGAGCACCctggcctcttcttcctcctcttcctcctcatctacACCATCACTGTGACTGGCAATCTCCTCATTCTCCTTACTGTGGGCTCTGACCCTCATCTCCGCTTCCCCATGTACCACTTCCTGGGCCACCTCTCCTTCCTGGATGCATGTCTGTCTACAGTAACAGTTCCCAAGGTCATGGCAGGCCTGGTGACTTTGGATGGGAAAGTGATCTCCTTCCACGGCTGTGCTATACAACTATATTGTTTCCACTTCCTGGCCAGCACTGAGTGCTTTTTATACACAGTCATGGCCTATGACCGTTACCTGGCTATCTGTCAGCCCCTGCACTATCCAGTGGCCATGAACAGACGGGTGTGTACAGGGCTGGCTGGGAGCACGTGGGCCACAGGTGCTGTGCACTCTGCAATTCACActtccctcaccttccacctGCTGTATTGTGGACCGCACCATATTGCCTACTTCTTCTGTGACATCCCTCCAGTATTGAAGCTGGCCTGCGCAGACACCACCATTAATGAGCTTGTCATGCTGGCAAACATTGGCGTGGTAGCTGCGGGCTGCCTCATCCTCATTATCATCTCCTATGTCTTCATCGTGGCTGCGGTGTTGCGCATCCGCACAGCAGAGGGAAGGCAGCGAGCCTTCTCCACTTGCACAGCACATCTCACAGTGGTGCTCCTATACTACATGCCCCCTGTCTGCATCTACCTGCAGCCAAGCTCCACTGGTGCAGGGGCAGGAGCCCCTGCTGTCTTCTACACAATAATCACGCCAATGCTCAATCCTTTCATTTACACACTGAGGAACAAGGAGGTCAAGCAGGCTTTGAAAAGGTTGGTGTGTAGAGGCTCCTGAGAGTCACCAGCTGGCAGCCCAGGCCCCCAACCTGAACCCGTGGCTGTGCCCCTTGCCTGTCAGGAATACAACGATGGCAACCACTCAAGGAGGAAACTGCTGAGTATCGACTGGGCAACATGTCCTCTCTTTGATCTGCCTCAGCATCACCTTAACAAACTCTTCACTAATAAAATCAAACTAGAGAGGTGACATTTTCAAGTATTTCTGACACCTAAGCTCAGAAGTATGCAAATGTTGTTCAAACTCTTGCTTGTTTTAGTGTTTCTGTAAAGTAATTGCATTGACTGTATATCTTTTACTAATTCTTAAAGCAAAAATATGAGGTCCAAATTTTTGTCATCTATCACCTGATTTTTTTAAGAGAAGAGGCTAAATTTTATCATGATTAAATTAAACTCCAATGAGAATTGTGGCTTGTCCACCATCACTTAGAAAGTCATTATTTTAACTGTTCCCATTTTAGATAGTGATACCTAAGACCAAACTCATAAGGTGAAATAACAAACACGGGATTTGGAGGCCTCTGAAGTCACCAAGATCCCAGAATTTGAATTCACTACTCAATAGATAGAACATTT
Protein-coding sequences here:
- the LOC130873480 gene encoding olfactory receptor 10S1 translates to MAVKTEYFNQTMVSHFFLQGLMYTAEHPGLFFLLFLLIYTITVTGNLLILLTVGSDPHLRFPMYHFLGHLSFLDACLSTVTVPKVMAGLVTLDGKVISFHGCAIQLYCFHFLASTECFLYTVMAYDRYLAICQPLHYPVAMNRRVCTGLAGSTWATGAVHSAIHTSLTFHLLYCGPHHIAYFFCDIPPVLKLACADTTINELVMLANIGVVAAGCLILIIISYVFIVAAVLRIRTAEGRQRAFSTCTAHLTVVLLYYMPPVCIYLQPSSTGAGAGAPAVFYTIITPMLNPFIYTLRNKEVKQALKRLQLSGSNFSQGLTCQWS